The following are encoded in a window of Streptomyces sp. 11x1 genomic DNA:
- a CDS encoding GAF domain-containing protein — protein MPHSPTDVTRLTATDAARAARVLGEVRATTLDGRTSKPAPRPVIRESWGRTERGGVDPDHDFRSDLLGRDEVERRRRTSRLRHVLPVLREGLLSLADTTQHIMMVADADARVLWREGSAAVLRKADGQGLGIGSDWREEIVGTNGVGTPLVSRRAVQVFSAEHFVRALHPWTCTGAPVIDPRDGRLLGAVDISGPLETLHPSTLALVDSVAKLAQAHLRELHLASLEQLRAVAAPVLARIGGRAIAVDRDGWTAAVTGMPYTSRVALPKSLSPGRCRLPALGACVVEPLPAGWLIRPVAEPASAPTATHITLDVSHPRGWTVTVTVSAGSWTHELTPRHAELLYLLALHRGGRSASALADDMFGDPGRTVTVRAEMSRVRRYLGAFLDHRPYRFTERADVEVLLPETPLDLLPHSVAPGVVRSRGGAPGGLLRVDGPAGHERAGPNL, from the coding sequence GTGCCGCATTCGCCGACCGATGTCACGCGGCTGACCGCCACGGACGCCGCCCGGGCGGCCCGGGTCCTCGGAGAGGTGCGTGCCACCACCCTCGACGGGCGGACCTCGAAACCCGCCCCGCGCCCCGTGATCCGGGAGTCCTGGGGCCGCACGGAGCGCGGTGGCGTGGACCCCGACCATGATTTCCGGTCCGATCTGCTGGGCCGCGACGAGGTCGAGCGCCGTCGTCGGACCTCGCGGCTGCGCCATGTCCTGCCGGTGCTCCGCGAGGGACTGCTCTCCCTGGCGGACACCACGCAGCACATCATGATGGTCGCGGACGCGGACGCCCGGGTGCTGTGGCGCGAGGGCAGCGCGGCCGTGCTCCGCAAGGCGGACGGGCAGGGACTCGGGATCGGCTCGGACTGGCGCGAGGAGATCGTCGGCACGAACGGCGTCGGCACGCCCCTGGTCTCCCGCCGTGCCGTCCAGGTGTTCTCCGCCGAGCACTTCGTGCGCGCCCTGCACCCCTGGACCTGCACCGGCGCCCCCGTCATCGATCCACGCGACGGCCGACTGCTCGGCGCGGTCGACATCAGCGGCCCCCTGGAGACGCTGCACCCGTCCACGCTCGCGCTGGTCGACTCGGTCGCCAAACTCGCCCAGGCGCACCTGCGGGAGCTGCACCTCGCCTCGCTCGAACAGCTGCGCGCGGTGGCGGCTCCGGTGCTGGCCCGGATCGGCGGCCGCGCGATCGCCGTGGACCGGGACGGGTGGACGGCCGCCGTCACCGGGATGCCGTACACCAGCCGGGTCGCGCTGCCGAAGTCCCTTTCCCCGGGCCGTTGTCGGCTGCCGGCGCTCGGCGCGTGCGTCGTCGAGCCGCTGCCGGCGGGCTGGTTGATACGGCCCGTGGCGGAGCCCGCGTCCGCCCCGACCGCCACGCACATCACGCTGGACGTCTCCCACCCGCGCGGATGGACCGTCACCGTCACCGTCAGCGCGGGCTCCTGGACCCACGAGCTCACGCCCCGCCACGCCGAACTCCTGTACCTGCTCGCCCTCCACCGGGGCGGACGCAGCGCCTCCGCGCTCGCCGACGACATGTTCGGCGATCCCGGGCGCACCGTCACGGTCCGCGCCGAGATGTCCCGGGTGCGCCGCTATCTCGGCGCCTTCCTCGACCACCGGCCGTACCGATTCACCGAGCGCGCCGATGTCGAAGTCCTGCTGCCCGAGACCCCGTTGGACCTGTTGCCGCATTCGGTGGCGCCGGGGGTGGTGCGGTCGCGCGGTGGTGCGCCGGGTGGCCTCCTCCGGGTGGACGGGCCCGCGGGGCACGAGCGAGCCGGGCCGAACCTCTGA
- a CDS encoding response regulator transcription factor, with protein sequence MTDQPAAARPRYRLLVVEDEPSIRTLLEATLRLTGYEVSSTDTGQSALLEVERLDPHLVLLDVMLPDLDGFEVTRRLRAAGNDCPILFLTARTGTDDRISGLSAGGDDYVSKPFNIEEVLLRIEAILRRTAPAITAQPPLRVLSYADLELDEGAHEVHRAGRYIALSPTEFKLLAYLLANAGQVVSKIQILDHVWSYDFAGDVRIIETYIRYLRKKIDCFDPPLIQTVRGVGYSLRLPRGHGGAPEQ encoded by the coding sequence ATGACCGACCAGCCCGCGGCAGCGAGGCCGCGGTACCGGCTCCTCGTGGTCGAGGACGAGCCCAGCATCCGCACCCTGCTGGAGGCGACGCTTCGCCTGACCGGATACGAGGTGAGCAGTACCGACACCGGACAGTCGGCCCTCCTGGAGGTCGAACGCCTGGACCCGCACCTGGTGCTGCTCGACGTGATGCTGCCCGACCTGGACGGCTTCGAAGTGACCCGCAGACTGCGGGCGGCGGGCAACGACTGTCCGATCCTGTTCCTGACCGCCCGCACCGGCACCGACGACCGCATCAGCGGCCTGAGTGCCGGCGGAGACGACTATGTCTCCAAACCCTTCAACATCGAGGAGGTGTTGCTGCGCATCGAGGCCATCCTGCGCCGGACGGCGCCGGCCATCACAGCGCAGCCCCCGCTGCGTGTCCTGAGCTACGCCGACCTGGAACTCGACGAGGGTGCCCACGAGGTGCACCGCGCGGGGCGGTACATCGCACTGTCACCCACCGAGTTCAAGCTCCTGGCCTACCTCCTGGCGAACGCCGGGCAGGTGGTGAGCAAGATCCAGATCCTCGACCACGTCTGGAGCTACGACTTCGCGGGGGACGTCCGGATCATCGAGACGTACATCCGCTACCTGCGCAAGAAGATCGACTGCTTCGATCCGCCGCTCATCCAGACCGTGCGCGGCGTCGGCTACAGCCTCCGTCTTCCCCGTGGCCACGGAGGGGCCCCGGAGCAGTGA
- a CDS encoding acyl-CoA dehydrogenase family protein, which produces MASSTHEVTNQAPPLVDYDVFAADEVLTEAVERHLAPEVLEEARDELTGFGRTAGSAQVQEWGRLANENPPKLRAYDRYGNRVDEVEFHPSWHRLLGKGVSAGLTAAWTRPGGHVRRAAAFVVWTQVEAGNGCPLSMTHAAVPALRTDPALAAEWEPRLTSLLYDWDLRPADQKAGALFGMGMTEKQGGSDVRANTTAARPLAEDGTYELTGHKWFCSAPMSDGFLVLARAPGGLTCFLVPRVLADGSRNVFRIQRLKEKLGNRSNASAEVEFDGTWARRVGDEGAGVRTIIGMVAATRLDCALGAASLMRQAVAQAVHHCTYREAFGGRLVDKPLMRNVLADLALESEAATTLAMRLASAYDAAEAGDDSERSFLRLAVPVAKYWITKRCAPLVVEASECLGGNGYVEESGMPRLLRESPLNSIWEGAGNVQALDVLRALQREPRALDAYLREVGRARGADHRLDGAIKGLLTELADLDGIEARARRLVERLALVLQGALLTRYAPPAVADAFCASRLGGDWGSAFGTLPHTLDLASVVDRARPVS; this is translated from the coding sequence ATGGCATCCAGCACGCACGAAGTGACCAATCAGGCTCCGCCCCTGGTGGACTACGACGTCTTCGCCGCCGACGAGGTCCTGACGGAGGCGGTCGAGCGGCATCTGGCGCCGGAGGTCCTGGAGGAGGCGCGGGACGAACTGACGGGGTTCGGCCGTACGGCGGGCTCCGCGCAGGTGCAGGAGTGGGGGCGGCTCGCGAACGAGAACCCGCCGAAGCTGCGGGCGTACGACCGGTACGGGAACCGGGTGGACGAGGTCGAGTTCCATCCGTCCTGGCACCGGCTGCTCGGCAAGGGGGTCTCGGCGGGGCTGACGGCGGCCTGGACCCGGCCCGGCGGTCATGTGCGGCGGGCGGCGGCGTTCGTCGTGTGGACACAGGTCGAGGCCGGCAACGGCTGCCCGCTGTCCATGACGCACGCGGCGGTGCCCGCCCTGCGGACGGACCCGGCGCTCGCCGCCGAATGGGAGCCGCGGCTGACGTCGCTGCTCTACGACTGGGACCTGCGGCCCGCCGACCAGAAGGCCGGCGCCCTCTTCGGGATGGGCATGACCGAGAAGCAGGGCGGCAGCGACGTACGCGCGAACACGACCGCGGCGCGACCGCTGGCGGAGGACGGGACGTACGAGCTGACGGGCCACAAGTGGTTCTGCTCGGCGCCGATGTCGGACGGGTTCCTGGTGCTCGCGCGGGCGCCTGGCGGGCTGACGTGCTTCCTGGTGCCCCGGGTGCTGGCGGACGGTTCACGGAACGTGTTCCGCATCCAGCGGCTGAAGGAGAAGCTTGGCAACCGGTCGAACGCCTCCGCCGAGGTCGAGTTCGACGGGACGTGGGCGCGCCGGGTCGGCGACGAGGGTGCGGGGGTGCGCACGATCATCGGGATGGTGGCGGCCACCCGGCTGGACTGTGCGCTGGGCGCGGCCTCGTTGATGCGGCAGGCGGTCGCGCAGGCGGTGCATCACTGCACGTATCGGGAGGCGTTCGGCGGGCGGTTGGTCGACAAGCCGCTGATGCGCAATGTGCTGGCCGATCTGGCGCTGGAGTCGGAGGCGGCGACGACGCTGGCGATGCGGCTGGCCTCCGCGTACGACGCGGCCGAGGCGGGCGACGACAGCGAACGCTCCTTCTTGCGGCTCGCGGTGCCGGTCGCCAAGTACTGGATCACCAAGCGGTGCGCCCCGCTGGTGGTGGAGGCGTCCGAGTGTCTGGGCGGGAACGGCTACGTCGAGGAGTCCGGCATGCCGCGCCTGCTGCGCGAGTCCCCGCTCAACTCCATCTGGGAGGGCGCCGGGAACGTACAGGCGCTCGATGTGCTGCGGGCCCTGCAGCGCGAACCGCGGGCCCTCGACGCCTACTTGCGGGAAGTGGGCCGGGCGCGCGGCGCCGACCACCGTCTCGACGGCGCGATCAAGGGCCTGTTGACCGAACTCGCCGATCTGGACGGCATCGAGGCCCGCGCCCGCCGGCTCGTGGAGCGGCTCGCGCTCGTCCTCCAGGGGGCGTTGCTCACGCGGTACGCGCCCCCGGCGGTCGCCGACGCCTTCTGCGCCTCCCGGCTCGGCGGGGACTGGGGCTCGGCGTTCGGCACGCTGCCGCACACCCTGGATCTGGCCTCGGTGGTGGACCGGGCGCGGCCGGTGAGCTGA
- a CDS encoding HAMP domain-containing sensor histidine kinase, which produces MRLPTRPPGSLRRRLVLGVTVLATAAVLASQAIGYVVLRSWLLDRVDEELVEFHPPAPAFYDSLDGTLPAPGEHPDVLPSDFRVYFYDASGHRLNDSLGSETKPGPQLADDVQNLGLRDGHPETVPATSGDGRWRALLNPGPDGMKAVVTLPLDTVDGAASKILWLNAVLLAVTIVALLALGRWVVRLGLMPLTRMESTAQDITEGRLNLRLPDTDPRTEIGRLGRVLNSMLDRLQKALLAREASEARMRRFVADAGHELRTPLTAIQGFAQLALRPEHRPAQELQEANRFIAQNAERMSLLVDDLQLLATLDREPSYLRERVDLLSLAADAVTASAVHSASHPVDLGPLHTAADPTGTEELDVAETLGDPHRLRQILENLLSNARVHTPPGTRVHVRVGTTEAGPGTGGTDRPGRTTASPPLPEHLPISVIEVADEGPGLEPVDAELVFERFYRADRARSRIHGGSGLGLAIAATIAEGHGGRLELETAPGRGCTFRLVLPAADRGPEPR; this is translated from the coding sequence ATCCGCCTCCCGACCCGGCCGCCCGGATCACTGAGACGACGGCTTGTCCTCGGCGTCACCGTCCTCGCCACCGCGGCCGTCCTGGCCTCCCAGGCCATCGGCTACGTGGTGCTGCGATCCTGGCTGCTGGACCGCGTCGACGAGGAGCTCGTCGAGTTCCACCCGCCGGCGCCGGCCTTCTACGACTCTCTCGACGGGACACTCCCGGCGCCGGGCGAACACCCGGACGTGCTGCCGTCGGACTTCCGCGTCTACTTCTACGACGCCTCCGGGCACCGACTGAACGACTCCCTCGGCTCCGAAACGAAGCCGGGACCGCAGTTGGCCGACGACGTGCAGAACCTCGGTCTGCGGGACGGGCATCCGGAAACCGTGCCTGCCACGAGCGGTGACGGCCGGTGGCGAGCGCTGCTCAACCCTGGCCCGGACGGTATGAAAGCGGTGGTCACCCTGCCGCTCGACACCGTCGACGGCGCCGCCTCGAAGATCTTGTGGCTGAACGCCGTCCTGCTCGCCGTCACGATCGTCGCCCTGCTCGCGCTGGGCAGGTGGGTGGTCCGGCTGGGCCTGATGCCCCTGACCAGAATGGAAAGCACCGCCCAGGACATCACCGAAGGCCGGCTCAACCTGCGGTTGCCCGATACCGATCCGCGTACCGAGATCGGACGGCTCGGCCGGGTCCTGAACTCTATGCTCGACCGCCTCCAGAAGGCCTTGCTGGCCCGCGAGGCCTCCGAGGCCCGGATGCGTCGGTTCGTCGCCGACGCGGGGCACGAACTGCGTACCCCGCTCACCGCCATCCAGGGCTTCGCCCAACTCGCACTGCGCCCCGAGCACCGCCCGGCGCAGGAACTGCAGGAGGCCAACCGGTTCATCGCGCAGAACGCGGAACGCATGAGCCTGCTCGTCGACGACCTTCAGCTGCTCGCCACCCTGGACAGGGAACCGTCCTACCTGAGGGAACGGGTGGACCTGTTGTCGCTGGCGGCGGACGCCGTCACCGCGTCCGCCGTCCACAGCGCGTCCCACCCCGTCGATCTCGGCCCGCTGCACACCGCGGCGGATCCCACCGGTACCGAGGAACTCGATGTTGCCGAGACTCTCGGCGACCCACACCGGTTGCGGCAGATCCTCGAGAACCTGCTCTCCAACGCCCGCGTCCACACCCCGCCCGGCACCCGCGTCCACGTCCGTGTCGGCACGACCGAGGCGGGTCCCGGAACCGGCGGCACGGACCGGCCTGGACGCACCACCGCGTCACCGCCCCTGCCGGAGCACCTGCCGATCAGTGTGATCGAGGTGGCGGACGAAGGGCCGGGCCTCGAACCCGTCGACGCCGAGCTCGTCTTCGAGCGCTTCTACCGCGCCGACCGCGCCCGCTCTCGCATCCATGGCGGCAGCGGACTCGGCCTGGCCATCGCCGCCACCATCGCCGAGGGCCACGGCGGCCGCCTCGAACTCGAAACGGCTCCCGGCCGCGGCTGCACCTTCCGTCTGGTCCTGCCCGCAGCCGACCGCGGTCCTGAACCCCGCTGA